TTGAGCCTCTTGTCTTGGAGATTGTAAGTAAATGTTGGTCAAGAAAGCGATCTTCCCAGTGGCCGGTCTGGGCACCCGATTTCTCCCCGCCACGAAAGCGCAGCCCAAGGAAATGCTGCCGGTGGTGGACAAGCCGCTGATCCAATATGCGGTGGAGGAGGCGTATGCGGCCGGCGTGCGGGAGATGATCTTCGTCACCGGTCGGCACAAGCGTCCGATCGAGGACCACTTTGACATGACTTTCGAGCTCGAGGTAGCCCTCGAACAAGCGGGTAAACAGGAACTGCTCGACGTCGTGCGAAGCGTGAAGCCTGACGACATGGAGTGCATCTACGTGCGCCAACCGCAGGCGCTGGGTCTGGGCCATGCGGTGATGTGCGCAGAGCGCCTCATCGGCAACAACCCCTTCGCCGTGCTGCTGGCCGATGACCTCATGGTCGGCGACCCGCCGGTGATGCAGCAGATGGTGGAGCAGTTCCGCGAGTGGCGCGCTTCCATCCTGGCGGTGCAGGAGGTGCCGGCCGAGCACACGCGGCGATATGGCATCGTCGCTGGAACGCAAGTGAACGATCACGTGATGGACGTCAATCGCATTGTCGAGAAGCCGGCGCCCGAGGCCGCG
The Piscinibacter sp. XHJ-5 DNA segment above includes these coding regions:
- the galU gene encoding UTP--glucose-1-phosphate uridylyltransferase GalU, whose protein sequence is MLVKKAIFPVAGLGTRFLPATKAQPKEMLPVVDKPLIQYAVEEAYAAGVREMIFVTGRHKRPIEDHFDMTFELEVALEQAGKQELLDVVRSVKPDDMECIYVRQPQALGLGHAVMCAERLIGNNPFAVLLADDLMVGDPPVMQQMVEQFREWRASILAVQEVPAEHTRRYGIVAGTQVNDHVMDVNRIVEKPAPEAAPSRLGVAGRYILTPGVFHEIASQPRGVGGEIQLTDGIAGLLRREKVFAYRYEGKRYDCGSKEGFLEANVELALQHPQLGKGFRDFLKNLEI